One part of the Sulfolobus tengchongensis genome encodes these proteins:
- a CDS encoding helix-turn-helix domain-containing protein: MNTRIINDVIDLLEDKKYTYTLIEYPEHNRKSVDIIINAKDPALVKVSEERITKEEISDLKKIAISTQTASLIVTNEEEEDIVSVKADNVFAISPEGFKRIVDGEKVFLYRTRGGIFIKIRHDLLRHKREEMGYSIGDLAKLLGVSRKAVYDYEKGDSDVSLEVAEKLIDLFGDEIIGDVIWDSIKSKKEVKDESIDMSENFKSKLIYMLRENGLNVLSLKLTAADLIVNAKDDNKRYLVTIENKDYNRSIKKFYEATKLASYTKSELIIVARTSRVLKDCEDLGYKTYEENKIHSLIDEIKGSNRRED; the protein is encoded by the coding sequence ATGAATACAAGGATTATTAATGATGTTATAGATCTGTTAGAGGATAAGAAATATACCTACACTTTGATTGAATATCCAGAGCATAATAGGAAATCAGTAGATATAATTATAAATGCTAAAGACCCTGCCCTAGTTAAAGTTTCTGAAGAAAGGATTACTAAAGAGGAGATCTCTGATTTAAAGAAAATAGCAATATCAACACAAACCGCGTCTTTAATTGTTACCAATGAGGAGGAGGAAGATATAGTTTCAGTAAAAGCAGATAACGTCTTTGCGATCTCGCCTGAAGGATTTAAAAGAATAGTAGATGGGGAAAAGGTCTTTCTATATAGGACTAGAGGTGGTATATTTATAAAAATAAGGCACGACTTACTGAGGCATAAGAGAGAGGAAATGGGATATAGCATAGGGGATTTAGCTAAACTTCTTGGCGTCTCAAGAAAAGCCGTGTACGATTATGAAAAGGGCGATTCTGATGTCTCACTGGAAGTAGCTGAAAAATTAATAGATTTATTCGGAGATGAGATAATAGGTGACGTAATATGGGATTCTATAAAATCCAAGAAAGAAGTCAAAGATGAATCGATAGATATGTCTGAAAATTTCAAATCAAAGCTAATTTATATGTTAAGAGAAAATGGATTAAACGTTCTATCGTTAAAATTGACAGCTGCTGATTTAATAGTTAATGCTAAAGATGATAATAAGAGGTATTTAGTTACAATAGAAAATAAAGACTATAATAGATCAATAAAGAAGTTTTACGAAGCTACGAAATTAGCCTCTTATACTAAATCCGAATTAATAATAGTTGCTCGAACATCAAGGGTCTTAAAAGATTGTGAAGATCTTGGATATAAAACTTATGAAGAAAATAAGATACATTCTTTAATAGATGAGATTAAAGGAAGTAATAGAAGGGAAGATTAG
- a CDS encoding C/D box methylation guide ribonucleoprotein complex aNOP56 subunit (functions along with aFIB and aL7a; guides 2'-O-methylation of ribose to specific sites in RNAs), whose translation MMKIYLMEHVIGAIAYDENGNVIDYISNPKDLGKVTEELIDNEKGTPLSVSIELLKKINPQEVVVENEAEVPKLQALGYKVIYEPHNKISRLFRESLPKVAIDIKFANSEDEYYNFLHELSLEYTRRKLRSAAQKRDLLAIQAVRAMDDIDKTINLFSERLREWYSIHFPELDKLIEDHEQYATIVSRFGDRELLSKDALKELGFNEQKINRILDAAKKSIGADISEDDLSAMRMIANTILDLYNIRRNLTNYLEGVMKEVAPNVTALVGPALGARLLSLAGSLDELAKMPASTIQVLGAEKALFRALRSGSRPPKHGVIFQYPAIHTSPRWQRGKIARALAAKLAIAARVDAFSGRFIGDQLNEQLKKRIDEIKEKYAQPPPRKPQQQPQKQQEKGKKGGKRKGKRK comes from the coding sequence ATGATGAAAATATATCTTATGGAACACGTTATTGGTGCAATTGCCTATGACGAGAACGGAAATGTTATTGATTATATATCTAATCCAAAGGATTTGGGAAAAGTAACTGAGGAGCTTATAGATAATGAGAAAGGTACCCCGCTTAGTGTGTCAATAGAGTTATTGAAAAAAATTAATCCACAAGAAGTAGTCGTTGAGAACGAAGCTGAAGTACCTAAATTGCAAGCATTAGGTTACAAGGTAATATATGAACCGCATAATAAGATATCTAGGCTATTTAGAGAATCGTTACCTAAAGTAGCTATAGATATTAAATTTGCTAATAGTGAAGATGAATATTATAATTTTCTTCATGAGTTATCTTTGGAGTATACAAGAAGGAAACTTAGATCTGCAGCACAGAAAAGAGATCTTTTGGCAATTCAGGCAGTCAGAGCGATGGATGATATTGACAAAACCATAAACTTATTCTCAGAAAGATTAAGGGAATGGTATAGTATACATTTTCCGGAGTTAGATAAATTAATCGAAGATCATGAACAATACGCAACAATAGTCTCCAGATTTGGAGATAGAGAACTTCTAAGCAAAGACGCCTTAAAAGAATTAGGTTTTAATGAGCAGAAAATAAACAGAATTTTAGATGCAGCAAAGAAAAGTATAGGTGCGGATATTTCAGAGGACGATTTATCCGCTATGAGGATGATTGCAAATACCATACTGGATTTATACAATATAAGAAGAAATTTAACCAATTATTTAGAGGGCGTAATGAAAGAGGTTGCTCCAAATGTTACAGCATTAGTGGGCCCAGCGCTTGGTGCTAGACTGCTAAGTTTAGCTGGTAGCTTAGATGAGTTAGCCAAGATGCCTGCTAGTACAATTCAAGTTTTAGGAGCAGAGAAAGCACTATTCAGAGCACTAAGAAGTGGAAGTAGGCCACCGAAACATGGTGTCATATTCCAGTATCCTGCAATTCACACTTCGCCAAGATGGCAAAGAGGAAAGATTGCTAGAGCCTTAGCAGCGAAATTAGCGATAGCAGCAAGGGTTGATGCTTTCAGTGGAAGATTTATAGGTGATCAGTTAAATGAACAGTTAAAGAAGAGAATAGATGAGATTAAAGAGAAATATGCGCAACCACCACCTAGAAAACCTCAGCAACAACCACAGAAACAACAGGAAAAAGGTAAAAAAGGTGGAAAGAGAAAAGGTAAAAGAAAGTGA
- a CDS encoding transcriptional regulator — protein sequence MSLQLPCEFSVREILPAVRSIVAEKLIKEKKLSEYKAANLMGLTPAAVSNYIKSRRGGNLKSILERDEKFMDLVNEVTNRILNSNSNLSVYYCILCSEGKKVLSKHGYSLSPCLYETTVEIK from the coding sequence ATGTCATTACAATTACCATGTGAGTTTTCAGTTAGAGAGATCTTACCAGCAGTGAGAAGTATAGTTGCAGAGAAATTAATAAAAGAGAAGAAACTGTCTGAGTATAAAGCTGCAAATCTAATGGGGCTTACACCAGCTGCTGTTTCTAACTATATAAAGAGTAGGAGAGGAGGTAATCTAAAGTCAATTTTGGAAAGGGATGAGAAATTTATGGATCTTGTGAATGAGGTTACTAATAGGATTCTAAATTCTAACTCCAATCTTTCTGTATATTATTGTATCTTATGTTCTGAAGGTAAGAAAGTTCTTAGTAAGCATGGGTATAGTTTGAGCCCTTGTCTATATGAAACTACTGTAGAAATCAAATAG
- a CDS encoding DUF61 family protein — translation MIDKIFELGLKDIFSSTPAEYVSIMDALEGKLKIKLNNGLYHEFKKNEVERLSAHIPLYLWALVKIPFIFIKSTEIGEYFISGEEWNRKAISILLEREISNVILNTDVEKLLREYSSLIFIILSPTRNYTEETELSEM, via the coding sequence TTGATAGATAAAATTTTTGAGTTAGGTCTGAAAGATATATTTTCATCCACTCCTGCAGAATACGTTAGTATTATGGACGCATTAGAGGGAAAGTTAAAAATTAAATTAAATAACGGTCTTTATCACGAGTTTAAAAAGAACGAAGTGGAAAGACTTTCTGCGCATATCCCTCTCTATTTATGGGCATTAGTGAAAATTCCGTTTATATTTATTAAATCAACTGAAATTGGAGAGTATTTTATAAGTGGTGAAGAATGGAATCGAAAGGCAATTTCAATTTTGCTTGAAAGGGAAATATCAAATGTAATATTAAATACAGATGTTGAAAAGCTATTAAGAGAGTATTCTTCATTAATATTTATAATTCTTAGTCCTACTAGAAATTATACAGAGGAAACAGAACTAAGTGAGATGTAG
- a CDS encoding 30S ribosomal protein S30e: protein MPSHGSLTKAGKVRSQTPKIQPKEKHKEVPRVRNRKEYEKRVVKARQQAPAR, encoded by the coding sequence ATGCCTTCACACGGTTCGTTAACTAAAGCGGGAAAAGTTAGAAGTCAAACTCCAAAGATACAACCAAAAGAGAAGCATAAAGAAGTGCCTAGAGTTAGGAACAGAAAAGAATATGAAAAGAGAGTTGTAAAAGCTAGGCAACAAGCGCCAGCTAGATGA
- a CDS encoding tRNA (guanine(26)-N(2))-dimethyltransferase — MRLKEVIEGKIRIFIPDPSEYMREGNFDPAWAPVFYNPKMVFNRDLSVIVVSILKPKIIVDALSATGVRGIRYYIEGWRSEQLILNDKNPKAITLIETNVKNNGIDNAKIYNRDANSLLYEIKSDYVDIDPFGSPSPFILSSISATIRNGVVAFTATDLSPLEGSSVTSCRRKYDAINQKLSSSKEIGLRILIGKIIKESAILEKTVYPLFSFYADYYYRLFLKVESGARKADQNININIKYFGECPRCGFHSFLEDKCDAKCPRCGSNLVIVGPLYSGPLYDTDFVESILQTYTRFNYISSFSRVQKLINLIVGEMRYRNVYYNLSKLASKLKISAIPPIQAVLECLGDASRTHFASNGIKTDKEYEEIVECMRV, encoded by the coding sequence ATGAGATTAAAGGAAGTAATAGAAGGGAAGATTAGAATATTCATACCAGATCCAAGTGAATATATGAGAGAAGGTAACTTTGATCCAGCGTGGGCTCCTGTATTTTATAACCCTAAAATGGTTTTTAACAGAGATCTGAGCGTTATAGTTGTTAGTATATTAAAGCCAAAGATTATAGTTGATGCCTTAAGTGCAACTGGAGTAAGGGGAATTAGATATTATATAGAGGGCTGGAGATCTGAACAATTAATATTAAACGATAAGAATCCCAAGGCTATTACCCTCATAGAAACTAATGTTAAAAATAACGGGATTGATAACGCTAAAATCTATAATAGAGATGCAAATTCCCTTCTCTATGAAATAAAAAGCGATTATGTTGATATAGATCCTTTTGGTTCACCATCTCCATTTATCCTTTCTTCTATAAGCGCTACTATAAGAAACGGGGTTGTCGCATTTACTGCCACTGATTTATCTCCCCTTGAGGGGTCCTCAGTAACTTCATGTAGAAGAAAGTATGATGCTATTAATCAAAAGCTTTCTTCCTCAAAGGAAATTGGACTGAGAATACTTATTGGTAAGATCATCAAAGAATCTGCAATATTAGAGAAAACGGTATATCCTCTGTTTTCTTTTTACGCTGATTATTATTATAGACTATTTTTAAAAGTGGAAAGTGGTGCAAGGAAAGCTGACCAGAATATTAATATAAATATTAAATATTTTGGAGAATGTCCTCGGTGCGGATTTCATAGTTTTTTAGAAGATAAATGTGACGCTAAATGTCCTCGGTGTGGATCTAATCTAGTTATTGTAGGTCCACTCTATTCGGGTCCACTTTATGATACAGATTTCGTGGAGTCTATACTACAAACGTATACAAGATTTAACTATATATCATCTTTTAGCAGAGTACAGAAGTTGATTAATTTGATTGTAGGTGAAATGAGGTATAGGAACGTATATTATAATCTCAGCAAACTTGCATCTAAGTTAAAAATATCAGCGATCCCCCCTATTCAAGCTGTTTTGGAATGTTTAGGAGACGCATCGCGAACACATTTCGCTTCAAATGGAATTAAGACCGATAAGGAATATGAAGAAATTGTGGAATGTATGAGAGTTTAA
- a CDS encoding transcription initiation factor IIB family protein, which translates to MKCVFCGMENSVTYDAEKGMYVCTNCGSIIEDNAIDPGPDWRAYNTKDRNEKERVGSPSTPKVHDWGFHTIIGYGRAKDRLKTLKMQRMQNKMRVSPKDKKLVTLLSILNDESSKLELPEHVKETASLIIRKMVENGKTKRIDQYVIVIAALYYSCQVNNIPRHLQEFKIRYSISSSEFWNALQRVQSVAKTIPDFRPKIRPTEYIPKIIYKLNLPPIIGTKASELVDLMHKHGLTSGKGYLSLSAASVYLISALMDIKKTQKEVADALDITEVTIRNRYKEIVDNFDIVVFI; encoded by the coding sequence ATGAAGTGTGTTTTCTGTGGAATGGAAAACTCAGTAACATATGATGCAGAGAAAGGAATGTACGTATGCACAAATTGTGGTAGTATAATAGAGGATAATGCTATAGATCCCGGTCCAGATTGGAGGGCTTATAACACAAAGGATAGAAATGAGAAAGAGAGAGTGGGAAGCCCATCTACGCCAAAAGTTCATGATTGGGGATTTCACACTATTATAGGATATGGTAGAGCTAAAGATAGATTGAAAACACTTAAAATGCAGAGAATGCAGAATAAAATGCGTGTTTCACCAAAGGATAAGAAACTAGTTACCTTACTTTCAATTTTAAATGATGAAAGTTCTAAACTAGAATTACCAGAGCATGTTAAAGAAACTGCTTCGTTAATAATAAGAAAAATGGTTGAAAACGGTAAGACTAAAAGAATAGACCAATACGTAATTGTAATAGCTGCGTTATACTATTCTTGCCAAGTAAACAACATACCAAGACATTTGCAAGAATTTAAAATAAGGTACTCCATATCTTCTAGTGAATTCTGGAATGCTCTACAAAGAGTTCAATCCGTAGCCAAAACAATACCAGACTTTCGTCCTAAAATAAGACCAACTGAATACATACCAAAAATTATTTACAAATTAAATTTACCCCCAATTATAGGAACTAAAGCGTCTGAACTGGTAGACCTTATGCATAAGCATGGTCTCACAAGTGGAAAAGGTTATTTATCGTTAAGTGCAGCTTCTGTATATCTTATATCCGCATTGATGGATATAAAAAAGACACAAAAGGAAGTAGCAGACGCACTGGACATAACAGAAGTAACTATAAGGAACAGATATAAGGAAATTGTTGACAACTTTGATATTGTAGTTTTTATTTGA
- a CDS encoding Gar1/Naf1 family protein, with translation MKNNFNEIGTFTKNVLKDKILIKLRKDINYTTYNIIGKSIYNENKQKIGKILDVLGNVNEPYALATFDQNFKITYNEKIFVSYEKRRFRK, from the coding sequence ATGAAAAACAACTTTAATGAAATTGGCACGTTCACAAAGAATGTTTTGAAGGATAAGATTTTAATAAAATTAAGGAAAGATATAAATTATACGACATATAACATTATAGGGAAATCGATATATAATGAAAATAAACAGAAAATAGGAAAGATACTTGATGTTCTAGGGAACGTAAATGAACCCTACGCTTTAGCCACATTTGATCAGAATTTCAAAATAACATACAATGAAAAAATTTTCGTTAGTTATGAAAAGAGGAGGTTTAGAAAATGA
- a CDS encoding fibrillarin-like rRNA/tRNA 2'-O-methyltransferase: MSEVVSVKQTNMENIYECEFNDGSFRLCTKNLAPGFNVYGERLIKYEGIEYREWNAFRSKLAGAILKGLKHNPVKKDIKMLYLGAASGTTISHVSDIIELKGKAYGVEFSPRVVRELLLVAQRRPNIFPILADARFPQNYKSLVENVDVLYVDIAQPDQTDIAIYNAKFFLKVNGYMLLVIKARSIDVTKDPKEIYKAEVEKLENSNFETIQIINLDPYDKDHAMVLSKYKG; encoded by the coding sequence ATGTCAGAAGTAGTGAGTGTAAAACAAACTAATATGGAAAATATTTACGAATGTGAATTTAACGATGGTAGTTTTAGGCTATGTACGAAGAATTTAGCACCTGGATTTAATGTGTATGGAGAGAGACTAATTAAATATGAGGGAATTGAGTACAGGGAGTGGAATGCATTTAGAAGTAAGTTAGCAGGTGCGATATTAAAGGGCCTTAAGCATAATCCCGTAAAAAAAGATATAAAAATGTTATATTTAGGAGCTGCTTCAGGGACTACAATAAGTCATGTTTCTGACATTATAGAATTGAAAGGCAAAGCGTATGGTGTTGAATTTTCTCCCAGAGTGGTAAGAGAATTATTGTTGGTTGCGCAAAGAAGACCTAACATATTTCCAATATTAGCAGATGCTAGATTTCCCCAAAATTATAAATCCTTAGTGGAGAATGTGGATGTATTATACGTTGATATCGCGCAGCCTGACCAAACCGATATCGCAATATATAATGCAAAGTTCTTTCTTAAGGTAAATGGCTATATGCTTCTTGTTATTAAAGCCAGAAGTATTGACGTCACTAAAGATCCAAAGGAAATATACAAAGCTGAAGTGGAAAAATTGGAGAATTCCAATTTCGAGACTATTCAGATTATAAATCTTGATCCGTATGATAAAGACCATGCTATGGTTTTAAGTAAATATAAAGGGTAA
- the gatE gene encoding Glu-tRNA(Gln) amidotransferase subunit GatE: protein MSELNYEELGLKVGLEIHQQLNTSHKLFCNCSTNLEEEHKLSLERYLRPALSELGEVDVAALFEWKKGKKYVYKIPITSSCNVEADEEPPHLINDEALKIALAVAIALNSNIVDEIYVMRKIVIDGSNTTGFQRTAIVALGGILKDEGVTIQTIAVEEDAARKISEEGDQVVYSLDRLGIPLIEISTGPDIKSPEQAERVALKIGQLLRMTGKVKRGIGTIRQDLNISIKGGTKIEIKGVQKLELIPEIVKYEAMRQFNLLKIKEELKVRGLSKELILSNLIIKDLTELFKNTKSKIIKNGIEKGELVYGIRVYKFKGILGWELIPKKRRFGTEIADYVRALAGLGGLFHSDELPNYGISEEEVNKVREVLGASAEDGFIIIVGEKEKLEKALEVIRDRIALAFDGVPKETRGAQDDGTTKFLRPQPGSARMYPETDIPPRRVDEKLLEEAKKLVPESPETKMKRYIALGLSEELAKEVIRDPKLDLFEDLVNKYSPKVSPVVIATTLTNTLKYVKSKGGDISKISDNDIEELVKNVYDNRISKDSIPEILLEYTTNKNIILKDVIRKYEALSQEELEKIIDDVIKTNLDEINKRKEKAINLVMSKVMSRVKGRADGKVVLELIKTKLKNIIG from the coding sequence ATGAGTGAACTAAATTATGAGGAACTAGGTCTAAAAGTAGGATTAGAAATTCATCAGCAACTAAATACCTCTCATAAGTTGTTTTGTAACTGTAGCACCAATTTAGAAGAAGAGCACAAATTATCCCTAGAGAGATATTTGAGACCAGCACTAAGCGAATTAGGGGAAGTTGATGTAGCTGCATTGTTTGAATGGAAAAAAGGCAAGAAATATGTTTATAAAATACCTATTACTTCAAGTTGTAACGTAGAAGCTGATGAAGAACCTCCGCATTTAATAAATGATGAGGCGTTAAAAATAGCATTAGCTGTCGCAATTGCCCTAAATAGCAACATAGTAGATGAAATTTACGTGATGAGAAAGATCGTAATAGATGGATCAAACACAACAGGGTTCCAGAGAACTGCTATAGTTGCGCTTGGTGGTATATTAAAGGACGAAGGAGTAACAATACAAACAATAGCTGTAGAAGAAGACGCAGCGAGAAAAATCAGTGAAGAAGGGGATCAAGTAGTTTATTCCCTAGATAGATTAGGAATCCCATTAATAGAAATATCCACTGGGCCAGATATAAAGAGTCCAGAGCAAGCAGAAAGGGTAGCATTAAAAATAGGCCAATTGCTCAGAATGACTGGAAAAGTTAAAAGGGGCATAGGAACAATAAGACAAGATTTAAATATTTCCATAAAAGGTGGAACTAAGATAGAAATTAAAGGAGTACAGAAACTAGAATTAATACCAGAGATAGTAAAATATGAAGCAATGCGCCAATTTAACCTATTAAAAATAAAGGAAGAACTAAAGGTGAGAGGGCTATCTAAGGAGCTAATTTTATCTAATTTAATTATAAAAGATCTCACTGAATTATTTAAAAACACTAAAAGTAAAATTATAAAAAATGGAATAGAAAAGGGAGAATTGGTATATGGGATAAGAGTGTATAAATTTAAAGGGATATTAGGCTGGGAGTTAATACCTAAAAAACGGAGATTTGGAACAGAAATCGCAGATTACGTTAGAGCGCTTGCGGGATTAGGAGGACTCTTTCATTCTGACGAATTACCGAATTATGGAATATCTGAAGAAGAGGTGAACAAAGTTAGAGAAGTATTAGGTGCGTCAGCTGAGGACGGCTTTATCATTATCGTAGGTGAAAAAGAAAAGTTAGAAAAGGCATTAGAAGTTATAAGAGATAGAATTGCATTAGCATTTGATGGCGTACCTAAGGAAACTAGAGGTGCACAAGATGATGGAACTACTAAGTTCTTAAGGCCACAGCCTGGCTCAGCTAGAATGTACCCAGAAACTGATATACCACCTAGAAGAGTAGATGAGAAATTACTAGAAGAAGCTAAAAAATTAGTTCCAGAATCCCCTGAAACTAAAATGAAAAGGTATATTGCATTAGGGTTAAGTGAAGAACTCGCAAAAGAAGTTATTAGAGATCCTAAACTTGACCTTTTTGAGGACTTAGTTAATAAGTACTCACCTAAAGTCTCTCCAGTAGTGATAGCAACTACACTTACTAATACCTTAAAATATGTTAAATCTAAAGGTGGAGATATATCAAAAATTAGCGATAATGATATAGAAGAATTAGTAAAGAATGTTTATGATAACAGAATTAGTAAAGATTCAATTCCAGAGATACTCCTAGAGTACACTACAAATAAAAATATCATACTTAAAGATGTGATACGTAAATACGAAGCCCTATCACAAGAGGAGTTAGAAAAAATTATAGATGATGTGATAAAAACGAATCTAGATGAGATAAACAAAAGAAAAGAAAAAGCGATAAATCTAGTCATGTCGAAAGTTATGAGTAGAGTCAAAGGGAGAGCTGACGGAAAAGTGGTATTAGAGTTAATAAAGACTAAATTAAAAAACATTATTGGATGA
- a CDS encoding winged helix-turn-helix domain-containing protein, with protein MESDSTNNYEAIVHKKIKEMGEKGISQQELAKSVGLPIREISGIIKKLVEKKLVIKKAVKENGKNIVKLFAVDNTYNINIYVNLDSLEDIPCLSCKNLTKCGNGIHVSPQTCGKLSSWILEKTPL; from the coding sequence ATGGAATCTGATTCAACAAATAATTATGAAGCGATAGTACATAAAAAGATAAAGGAGATGGGAGAAAAAGGCATTTCTCAACAAGAACTCGCGAAATCCGTCGGATTACCGATTAGGGAAATTAGCGGGATAATAAAAAAATTAGTTGAGAAGAAACTTGTTATAAAAAAGGCAGTTAAAGAAAATGGTAAAAATATAGTGAAACTATTTGCAGTTGATAATACTTATAACATTAACATTTATGTGAATCTAGATAGTTTAGAAGATATACCTTGCTTAAGCTGTAAGAATTTGACAAAATGCGGTAACGGAATACATGTAAGCCCACAAACATGTGGTAAACTCTCGAGCTGGATTTTAGAAAAAACACCACTTTAA
- the gatD gene encoding Glu-tRNA(Gln) amidotransferase subunit GatD, producing MQEGYKGKAYDVLKKLNIDIGDLIEIKKGDLIVRGILLPSYSRDDRIIVIKLDNGYNIGISIENISEIKVLSKSLQKTTERESSKSAYKKTKSEIKIISTGGTIVSKVEYETGAVRPALSTEEIIQFLPEINEIADIDAEILFSILSENMKPEYWIKIARAVKDAFDKGNSGVVIAHGTDTMAYTASALAFSLQSLEGPVVLVGSQRSSDRPSSDSAINLLSSVLVAKHAPFGEVVVNMHAESSDTFTLVHRGVKVRKMHSSRRDAFQSINDKPLAKVLWKERKLTMLREDYITKKTETTLDAKFDERVFLLYYYPGLSRELIEQIISNTKIRGLIIAGTGLGHTSSEYVELFKKATKDGIFIGMTTQCLFGRVNMNVYTTGRQLLDAGVTPLEDMLPEVALVKLMWVLAHEQDLEKIRNMMTTNLVGEINPRHTLDLYPRWLYE from the coding sequence GTGCAAGAAGGTTATAAAGGAAAAGCTTACGATGTTTTAAAAAAGCTTAATATAGATATAGGAGATCTTATAGAAATCAAAAAAGGGGATCTTATAGTAAGAGGTATACTATTGCCTAGTTATTCTAGAGATGATAGAATAATAGTTATAAAATTGGATAATGGGTATAATATAGGAATATCCATAGAGAATATAAGTGAAATTAAAGTTCTTTCAAAATCACTCCAAAAAACTACTGAGAGAGAGAGTAGTAAAAGTGCTTATAAAAAAACTAAAAGTGAGATAAAAATAATCAGTACTGGAGGCACTATCGTAAGTAAAGTTGAATATGAAACAGGCGCAGTTAGACCTGCATTGTCTACAGAGGAAATTATACAATTCTTACCAGAGATAAATGAAATTGCAGATATAGATGCAGAAATCTTATTCTCCATATTAAGTGAAAACATGAAACCCGAATATTGGATTAAAATTGCTAGAGCAGTAAAGGATGCTTTTGATAAAGGAAATAGTGGAGTAGTCATTGCTCATGGTACAGATACTATGGCATATACAGCTTCAGCATTGGCCTTTTCGTTACAATCCTTAGAAGGGCCAGTAGTATTAGTCGGATCCCAAAGAAGTAGCGATAGACCAAGTAGTGACTCTGCAATAAACCTCTTATCATCCGTCTTGGTAGCAAAACATGCACCATTCGGTGAAGTCGTAGTAAATATGCACGCAGAATCCTCAGACACGTTTACATTAGTGCATAGAGGTGTAAAGGTTAGAAAGATGCATAGTAGCAGAAGAGATGCATTTCAGTCAATAAACGATAAACCTTTAGCCAAAGTCCTTTGGAAGGAAAGGAAGTTAACAATGTTAAGAGAAGACTACATAACCAAAAAGACTGAAACTACATTAGATGCTAAATTCGATGAGAGAGTATTTCTGTTATATTACTATCCGGGACTAAGTAGAGAACTAATCGAGCAAATCATATCAAATACCAAAATAAGGGGACTCATAATAGCTGGTACAGGTTTAGGACACACTTCATCAGAATATGTAGAATTATTCAAAAAAGCCACTAAAGATGGTATATTTATAGGAATGACCACACAATGTTTATTTGGAAGAGTTAATATGAATGTTTACACTACCGGAAGACAATTATTAGATGCAGGAGTTACACCATTAGAGGATATGTTACCAGAAGTTGCATTAGTAAAATTAATGTGGGTACTTGCGCATGAACAGGATTTAGAAAAGATAAGAAATATGATGACTACTAATCTAGTAGGAGAAATAAATCCTCGTCATACTTTAGACCTTTACCCGAGGTGGTTATATGAGTGA